One Deltaproteobacteria bacterium genomic region harbors:
- a CDS encoding ABC transporter permease, which translates to MTLPGLTLRNAFLRNKTRSFLTILGVVLSAVAFLFLRTILTAWYASAEASSADRVVTRNAVSLINPLPLSYAARIAQVPGVTKVTWSNWFGGIYKDRKNFFAQFAIDGPSALEVFSLRFLQGSKQDFLSDRNSCVVGKGLAEKYGWKIGDTIPLFSEIYPGDWKFRVAAIIEGTDDQSVANVMYFHWARLNERLPPNRKDTVGLFTATVANAAESPRVIRDIDALFANSDNETHTETEKAFRLSFVVGSGAILSALETASGVILIIMALILGNTLAMGLRERTPEVGVMRAIGFLPRHVRNLAMGEGALLGAVGGLIGVILARPILGGFGRAMAQFGFLSNVGFKLSTGIATVLVAAAIGVAASSFPAVQAARLAIVDALRRQE; encoded by the coding sequence ATGACGCTCCCCGGGCTGACGCTGCGCAACGCCTTCCTGCGCAACAAGACGCGCTCGTTCCTCACCATCCTCGGCGTGGTGCTCTCGGCGGTGGCGTTCCTCTTCCTGCGCACGATCCTCACCGCCTGGTATGCGAGCGCGGAAGCGTCCAGCGCCGACCGGGTCGTCACCCGCAACGCCGTCTCGCTGATCAATCCCTTGCCGCTCAGCTACGCGGCGCGCATCGCACAGGTGCCCGGCGTCACCAAGGTGACCTGGAGCAACTGGTTCGGCGGCATCTACAAGGACCGGAAGAACTTCTTCGCCCAGTTCGCCATCGACGGCCCCAGCGCCCTGGAGGTTTTCAGCCTTCGCTTCCTGCAGGGCTCGAAGCAGGACTTCCTCTCCGACCGCAACTCCTGCGTCGTGGGCAAGGGGCTGGCGGAAAAGTACGGCTGGAAGATCGGCGACACCATCCCGCTGTTCAGCGAGATCTATCCCGGCGACTGGAAGTTCCGCGTGGCGGCGATCATCGAGGGCACCGACGACCAGAGCGTCGCCAACGTCATGTACTTCCACTGGGCACGCCTGAACGAGAGGCTTCCGCCGAACCGGAAGGACACGGTGGGGCTGTTCACGGCCACCGTCGCCAACGCCGCCGAATCGCCGCGCGTGATCCGCGACATCGATGCGCTTTTCGCCAACAGCGACAACGAGACGCACACGGAGACGGAGAAAGCCTTCCGGCTCTCCTTCGTCGTCGGCTCCGGCGCCATCCTCTCCGCCTTGGAGACCGCGAGCGGCGTCATCCTGATCATCATGGCGCTGATCCTGGGCAATACGCTGGCGATGGGCCTGCGCGAGCGCACGCCCGAGGTGGGCGTGATGCGGGCCATCGGCTTTCTCCCCAGGCACGTGCGCAACCTCGCGATGGGCGAGGGCGCGCTGCTCGGGGCGGTGGGCGGGCTGATCGGCGTGATCCTAGCCCGGCCGATCCTCGGCGGTTTCGGACGCGCAATGGCGCAATTCGGCTTCCTGAGCAACGTGGGCTTCAAGCTCTCCACGGGCATCGCAACCGTGCTGGTGGCGGCGGCCATCGGCGTGGCGGCAAGCTCGTTTCCCGCCGTGCAGGCGGCGAGGCTGGCCATCGTCGACGCGCTGCGGAGACAGGAATGA
- a CDS encoding fatty acid-binding protein has product MDALQSALGVTRVARVTGLDRSGVEVACAVRPLGHVLQVCNGKGETWEEARASALSEAAELWAAERPRDLIYAAARDLPDAWEPEDFVAPRLWSAATRIAWRSARDLFTGRRVLVPAQAVYCPPRGAPPLGPAAIRWSTNGMGAHPVRSAALRHALLESIERDQLARALPRGWTAQAVARRKLDVRGMPLWQRLRDAKLEAHVFDLSSVLPVAGAILVDLDEGPLPVTAGYACALRPLDAVRGAMLEAAQSRLTDVHGAREDVTPADRPSMRALRRACERARPRRSLRSMPSARDAREGLRGRRVAVVELAREPLHVIKVFAPGLQLSGLL; this is encoded by the coding sequence GTGGATGCACTGCAGAGCGCCCTCGGCGTGACGCGCGTCGCGCGCGTGACGGGCCTCGACCGCTCCGGCGTCGAGGTCGCGTGCGCGGTGCGTCCGCTCGGCCACGTCCTGCAGGTTTGCAACGGCAAGGGTGAGACGTGGGAAGAGGCGCGGGCTTCCGCGCTGTCCGAAGCGGCGGAGCTTTGGGCGGCGGAACGTCCGCGCGACCTGATCTACGCAGCCGCGCGCGATCTGCCGGACGCATGGGAGCCGGAGGACTTCGTCGCGCCGCGGCTCTGGTCCGCCGCGACGCGCATCGCCTGGCGATCCGCGCGCGATCTCTTCACCGGACGCCGGGTCCTCGTCCCGGCGCAGGCCGTCTATTGTCCGCCGCGCGGGGCTCCGCCGCTGGGCCCGGCGGCGATCCGCTGGAGCACGAACGGCATGGGCGCCCATCCGGTGCGGTCTGCGGCGCTGCGCCACGCGCTGCTGGAGTCGATCGAGCGCGACCAGCTCGCGCGCGCGCTGCCGCGCGGCTGGACGGCGCAGGCCGTCGCGCGCCGGAAGCTCGACGTCCGAGGCATGCCGCTCTGGCAGCGGCTTCGCGATGCGAAGCTCGAGGCGCACGTCTTCGATCTCTCGAGCGTCCTTCCGGTGGCGGGCGCCATCCTCGTCGATCTCGACGAAGGGCCCCTCCCGGTGACGGCAGGGTACGCCTGCGCTCTGCGGCCGCTGGATGCCGTGCGCGGCGCGATGCTGGAGGCTGCGCAGTCGCGCCTCACCGATGTGCATGGCGCTCGCGAAGACGTCACGCCAGCGGATCGCCCTTCGATGCGGGCGCTGCGCCGGGCGTGTGAGCGTGCCCGGCCGCGGCGCTCGCTCCGTTCGATGCCGTCGGCGCGCGACGCACGCGAGGGTCTGCGCGGCCGGCGCGTCGCGGTGGTCGAGCTCGCGCGGGAGCCGCTTCACGTGATCAAGGTGTTTGCGCCCGGTCTGCAGCTGTCGGGGCTGCTGTGA
- a CDS encoding HDIG domain-containing protein — protein MKTRAEALALLHEFTQSDALRKHALGVEEAMRAYARWFGVTDPAEIEKWGMVGLLHDFDYEQNPTEETHLHVGTRVMRERGWPEEIVEAVASHADYMKIPRDTPLKKAIYACDEAVGFIGACAKVRPTKRIADLPPESVLKKLKDKAFARSVDRSYVYGGAEALGRPLVEHVAFLIEALKPIAGEIGL, from the coding sequence ATGAAGACTCGTGCCGAAGCGCTGGCGCTGCTGCACGAGTTCACGCAGTCGGACGCCCTGCGCAAGCACGCCCTCGGGGTGGAGGAGGCCATGCGCGCCTACGCGCGCTGGTTCGGCGTCACGGATCCGGCGGAGATCGAGAAGTGGGGCATGGTCGGCCTCCTGCACGATTTCGATTACGAGCAGAACCCGACCGAAGAGACGCATTTGCACGTCGGGACTCGCGTGATGCGCGAACGGGGCTGGCCGGAGGAGATCGTCGAAGCCGTCGCTTCGCACGCGGACTACATGAAGATTCCGCGGGACACGCCCCTGAAGAAGGCCATCTACGCGTGCGACGAAGCAGTCGGCTTCATCGGCGCCTGCGCGAAGGTGCGGCCGACGAAAAGGATCGCGGATCTTCCTCCGGAGTCCGTGTTGAAGAAGCTGAAAGACAAGGCGTTCGCGCGCAGCGTCGACCGGAGCTACGTCTACGGCGGCGCCGAGGCACTGGGGCGGCCGCTGGTCGAGCATGTCGCGTTCCTGATCGAGGCGCTGAAGCCGATCGCGGGCGAGATCGGGCTTTAG
- a CDS encoding magnesium transporter, which produces MGTVVDFLADAGDPAYPRITALRVRSGHAEVRRLDWDDVAACDETGTRLRRGVEALQPLRLFTNEIALAQDVLDRQIVDTDDAKVERVNDLHLLRARGELRVAHVDVGFRGLVRRMGWQPAVDALIRRVRPRSRYLVADKFLPWKHVQAFSSGSPRVRLALARGALGQVHPSDLAEILEDLDRRERAVLFRDLPVEFAADALEESEPGLQRELLRMLEPEKAADIVEEMQPDAAADLLAELPREESEEILAKMEAPEAREVEQLLHYDENSAGGMMNTEYLRLSPAMNAAAALDSVREQAKEIAQVHDCFVVQRDQKLVGVLSLRDLLLATPEIPVDEIMHEHPAPLAPEDPPAKVAELAAKYNLFSLPVERDGRLLGIVTVDDVLEKVLHG; this is translated from the coding sequence GTGGGGACCGTCGTCGACTTCCTCGCCGACGCCGGCGATCCCGCCTACCCGCGTATCACCGCGCTCCGCGTCCGCAGCGGCCACGCCGAGGTCCGCCGCCTCGATTGGGACGACGTGGCCGCTTGCGACGAAACCGGTACGCGCTTGCGCAGGGGCGTCGAAGCGCTCCAGCCCCTCCGGCTCTTCACCAACGAGATCGCGTTGGCGCAGGACGTCCTCGACAGGCAGATCGTCGATACCGACGATGCCAAGGTCGAGCGGGTCAACGATCTGCACCTGCTGCGCGCGAGAGGGGAGCTGCGCGTGGCTCACGTGGACGTCGGCTTCCGCGGGCTCGTGCGGCGGATGGGCTGGCAACCCGCGGTGGACGCCTTGATCCGGCGGGTGCGCCCACGGAGCCGCTATCTCGTCGCCGACAAGTTCCTTCCCTGGAAGCACGTGCAGGCGTTTTCCTCCGGCTCCCCGCGCGTGCGCCTTGCCCTGGCGCGGGGCGCGCTCGGGCAGGTGCACCCGAGCGATCTCGCGGAGATCCTGGAGGACCTCGACCGCCGCGAGCGCGCAGTGCTCTTCCGCGATCTTCCCGTGGAGTTCGCCGCCGATGCTCTCGAGGAATCCGAGCCGGGTCTCCAGCGCGAGCTGCTCCGCATGCTGGAGCCGGAGAAGGCCGCCGACATCGTCGAGGAGATGCAGCCCGACGCGGCAGCGGACCTCCTCGCCGAGCTGCCCAGGGAGGAGTCGGAAGAGATCCTCGCCAAGATGGAGGCGCCGGAGGCGCGCGAGGTCGAGCAGCTCCTCCATTACGACGAGAACAGCGCCGGCGGCATGATGAACACCGAGTACCTCCGCCTCTCCCCGGCCATGAACGCCGCAGCGGCGCTTGATTCGGTGCGCGAGCAGGCGAAGGAGATCGCGCAGGTCCACGACTGCTTCGTCGTGCAGCGCGACCAGAAGCTGGTCGGAGTCCTGTCGCTTCGCGACCTGCTGCTCGCGACGCCGGAGATTCCCGTCGACGAGATCATGCACGAGCACCCGGCGCCGCTTGCGCCCGAGGACCCGCCTGCGAAGGTGGCGGAGCTCGCCGCCAAGTACAACCTGTTTTCCCTGCCGGTGGAGCGCGACGGCAGGCTGTTGGGGATCGTCACGGTCGACGACGTCCTGGAGAAGGTCCTGCATGGCTGA
- a CDS encoding efflux RND transporter periplasmic adaptor subunit — protein MAIPPPSLADELKSLSIDRAPEKRALPRWVPAAAGIAVLAALAFAGWKLLSGRVFAPEVDTATIALISPAQGAQLLVATGYVVPQRKANISPRIGGRVAKIFVEDGTVVKAGQVIAVLEDADYRAQLAQAHADFKSAQAREKRTEVDLQDAQRQYEREQILQRKGVSTPAALDTATARLGSAKAALAAGEADVAAAKARVEVARVNLDNCYVRAPFSGRITQKLTDVGEIVFGFTSAGNAGNGGIASLADFDSLQVEADVSESQVAKLAIGTPAEIVLDAFPDRRYRGKVGEVRPRVDRAKATVTVKVAFVDEAKDVLPDMGAKVTFLNRQLDEAAQKASPTPAIAPDAVVDRGETKAVFVVQQNETVKSVPVVTGPPLGNLLSLREGPPPGTRVVRSPPADLKDGMRVKEKQ, from the coding sequence ATGGCGATCCCTCCGCCGTCGCTCGCGGACGAGCTGAAGAGTCTCAGCATCGATCGCGCTCCGGAGAAGCGCGCGCTGCCCCGCTGGGTGCCCGCCGCTGCGGGGATCGCGGTGCTGGCGGCGTTGGCCTTCGCCGGCTGGAAGCTGCTCAGCGGGCGCGTGTTCGCCCCCGAGGTGGACACGGCGACCATCGCGTTGATCAGTCCCGCGCAGGGCGCGCAGCTCCTGGTCGCGACCGGCTACGTGGTTCCGCAGCGCAAGGCGAACATCTCGCCGCGCATCGGCGGGCGGGTGGCGAAGATCTTCGTCGAGGACGGCACGGTGGTGAAGGCGGGACAGGTGATCGCGGTGCTGGAGGACGCCGACTACCGCGCCCAGCTCGCCCAGGCGCACGCGGACTTCAAGTCGGCGCAGGCGCGCGAGAAGCGCACCGAGGTCGACCTGCAGGACGCGCAGCGGCAGTACGAGCGCGAGCAGATCCTGCAGCGCAAGGGCGTCTCAACGCCCGCCGCTCTCGACACGGCGACGGCACGGCTGGGCAGCGCGAAAGCGGCGCTGGCTGCGGGCGAAGCGGACGTCGCGGCGGCGAAGGCGCGCGTGGAAGTGGCGCGGGTGAACCTCGACAACTGTTATGTCCGCGCGCCGTTCTCCGGCCGGATCACACAAAAGCTCACCGACGTGGGCGAAATCGTCTTCGGCTTCACGAGCGCGGGCAACGCGGGAAACGGCGGCATCGCCTCGCTGGCGGATTTCGACAGCCTCCAGGTGGAGGCGGATGTCTCCGAGTCGCAGGTGGCGAAGCTGGCCATCGGAACGCCCGCCGAGATCGTGCTCGATGCATTTCCCGATCGCCGGTACCGCGGCAAGGTCGGCGAGGTGCGGCCGCGCGTCGATCGGGCGAAAGCGACCGTCACTGTCAAGGTCGCCTTCGTCGACGAAGCCAAGGACGTCCTTCCCGACATGGGAGCGAAAGTGACGTTCCTCAACCGGCAGCTCGACGAGGCGGCGCAGAAGGCCTCGCCCACCCCGGCGATCGCGCCGGACGCGGTGGTGGATCGCGGCGAGACGAAAGCCGTGTTCGTGGTGCAGCAGAACGAGACCGTGAAGAGCGTTCCGGTGGTCACCGGACCGCCGCTGGGAAATCTGCTCTCGCTTCGCGAGGGCCCGCCGCCCGGAACCCGCGTGGTGCGATCCCCACCCGCGGACCTGAAGGACGGCATGCGCGTGAAGGAGAAGCAGTGA
- a CDS encoding divalent metal cation transporter, with protein MADPATPAGGVRAVRSRWARLLAVVAVIGPGIITANVDNDAGGIATYSQAGAAFGYSLLWTLIPITVALIVVQEMCARMGVVTGKGLSDLIRERFGVKATFYVMLALVIANLGNTMAEFAGVAEALEIFGVSRYLSVPLVAFTVWLLVLKGSARVVERIFLAACIFYVAYVIAGFLARPDWGNVALGTFKPTLTVDGPALTMVVTLVGTTIAPWMQFYLQSAIVEKGVQVEDYPLSRLDVIVGCIVTDVVAFFIVLACGATIFKASGRIETAGDAAVALKPLAGRWASALFAFGLFNASLFAASVLPLSTSYYVCEAFGWESGIDRRREDAPQFYFLYETMIVLGAGLVLLPGLPLLRIMLLSQTANGVLLPFILIFMLLLAGDERLMGRYRNGRALTAFAWATAAVLIVLTAMMLWFTLRP; from the coding sequence ATGGCTGATCCGGCCACCCCGGCCGGAGGGGTCAGAGCAGTGCGCTCCCGATGGGCGCGGCTCCTCGCCGTCGTGGCGGTGATCGGCCCGGGAATCATCACGGCCAACGTCGACAACGACGCCGGCGGCATCGCCACCTATTCGCAGGCCGGCGCAGCCTTCGGCTACTCGCTGCTCTGGACGCTGATCCCGATCACGGTCGCGCTGATCGTCGTCCAGGAGATGTGCGCGCGAATGGGAGTGGTGACGGGAAAAGGTCTCTCCGACCTCATCCGCGAGCGATTCGGCGTCAAGGCGACCTTCTACGTGATGCTGGCGCTGGTGATCGCGAATCTCGGCAACACCATGGCCGAGTTCGCGGGCGTCGCCGAGGCGCTGGAGATCTTCGGCGTCTCGCGCTACCTGTCCGTGCCGCTCGTGGCGTTCACCGTCTGGCTGCTGGTCCTCAAGGGCAGCGCGAGAGTGGTCGAGCGCATCTTCCTCGCCGCCTGCATCTTCTACGTGGCGTACGTGATCGCCGGCTTCCTCGCCCGGCCAGACTGGGGAAACGTCGCGCTCGGCACCTTCAAGCCGACCCTGACCGTCGACGGGCCGGCGCTGACGATGGTGGTCACGCTGGTCGGAACCACCATCGCCCCCTGGATGCAGTTCTATCTGCAGAGCGCGATCGTCGAGAAAGGGGTCCAGGTCGAGGACTACCCGCTCTCGCGGCTGGACGTGATCGTCGGGTGCATCGTCACCGACGTCGTCGCCTTCTTCATCGTCCTCGCCTGCGGCGCGACCATCTTCAAGGCCAGCGGCAGGATCGAGACGGCGGGGGACGCCGCCGTGGCGCTGAAGCCTCTGGCGGGAAGGTGGGCGAGCGCCCTCTTCGCCTTCGGCCTCTTCAACGCCTCGCTCTTCGCCGCCAGTGTGCTCCCACTCTCGACCAGCTACTACGTCTGCGAAGCGTTCGGCTGGGAGAGCGGCATCGATCGCCGCCGCGAGGACGCTCCGCAGTTCTATTTCCTCTACGAGACGATGATCGTGCTCGGCGCCGGGCTCGTCCTTCTTCCCGGCCTGCCGCTCTTGCGGATCATGCTCCTGTCGCAGACGGCCAATGGCGTCCTCTTGCCCTTCATCCTCATCTTCATGCTGCTGCTCGCCGGCGACGAGCGGCTGATGGGCAGGTACCGCAACGGCCGCGCGCTCACCGCATTTGCCTGGGCGACGGCCGCGGTGCTGATCGTGCTGACCGCGATGATGCTCTGGTTCACCCTGCGTCCGTGA
- a CDS encoding ABC transporter ATP-binding protein encodes MAETVPATQLAKPIVEVRNLRKVYRRDRQELVVLDGINLDVPDRAFEALMGPSGSGKTTLLNLIAGIDSPTSGTIRVAGVEIANLSESARAQWRARSIGFIFQFYNLMPVLTAAENVELPLLLTSLGRAERRRRVEVALKLVGLLDRLDHTPRQLSGGQQQRVAIARAIVADPKIIVADEPTGDLDRRSAEEILGLLRTLNETLGKTVVMVTHDPHAAEAAKVHRRLDKGLLT; translated from the coding sequence ATGGCCGAGACCGTTCCCGCAACGCAGCTCGCAAAACCGATCGTGGAGGTTCGCAACCTGCGCAAGGTGTATCGTCGCGATCGCCAGGAGCTGGTCGTCCTCGACGGGATCAACCTCGACGTGCCCGACCGAGCGTTCGAGGCGCTGATGGGCCCATCGGGCTCGGGCAAGACGACGCTCTTGAACCTCATCGCCGGCATCGACTCACCCACCAGCGGGACCATCCGCGTCGCCGGCGTCGAGATCGCCAACCTCTCCGAGTCGGCGCGGGCGCAATGGCGGGCGCGCAGCATCGGGTTCATCTTCCAGTTCTACAACCTGATGCCGGTGCTCACCGCGGCGGAGAACGTGGAGCTGCCGCTGCTGCTCACGTCCCTGGGGCGGGCGGAGCGGCGGCGGCGCGTCGAGGTGGCCCTCAAGCTCGTCGGTCTTCTCGACCGGCTCGATCACACGCCGCGGCAACTCTCGGGCGGCCAGCAGCAGCGGGTGGCGATCGCCCGCGCCATCGTCGCCGACCCGAAGATCATCGTCGCGGACGAGCCCACCGGCGATCTCGACCGCCGCAGCGCGGAGGAAATCCTGGGGCTTCTGCGGACGCTCAATGAGACGCTGGGGAAGACCGTGGTGATGGTGACGCACGATCCGCACGCTGCGGAGGCGGCCAAGGTGCACCGCCGGCTCGACAAGGGGCTTCTCACATGA
- a CDS encoding Zn-dependent oligopeptidase translates to MTAAALLSGSPDAFLRGSSDDLQRARAAVSRLKALDPSLQTLRAWDEATGAISDASARASLLRSVHPDPAMRDAGERCEQEAEALATALALDPEVYGPLSRIDASGEDETTRWYLFRVLRDFRRAGVDKDEPTRARVRALNEELVRIGQEFQRNIRDDVRSIQVGPDGLEGLPPDYVRAHASGTITTDSPDYIPFMTYSRSSSAREQLWKVYRQRAHPRNLEVLDRMLARRHEMARLLRYESWAAYVTEDKMIGSAAAANDFIERIASAAEARARKDYETLLARKRRDDPAAEGIDAWDSEALKERVRAEQLGFDSQSVRPFFEVRRVMDGVLDATARMFGVEYRRLPDAAVWHDDVTAWEVVERGTAIGRFFLDLFPREGKYKHAAQFTLASGVRDGTLPEAALVCNFPRPSREAALLDHGEVVTFFHEFGHLLHHLLGGHTRWRGISGVRTEWDFVEAPSQMLEEWCWDASVLRRFARHVETGESIPAALVDRMRGADEFGKGLRVRQQMFYAATSLRLHDRDPKGLDTTALSAEQQERYTPFRHVPGTYFHESFGHLEGYSAIYYTYMWSLVIAKDLFGVFRREGLLNPAAAARYRRAVLEPGGGRPAARLVEDFLGRETSFDAFAEWLNAA, encoded by the coding sequence ATGACCGCCGCCGCCCTGCTTTCCGGATCGCCGGATGCTTTCCTGCGTGGGTCCAGCGACGACCTGCAGCGCGCCCGCGCCGCGGTCTCCCGTCTGAAGGCCCTCGACCCTTCGCTGCAGACCTTGCGCGCCTGGGACGAGGCGACCGGCGCGATCTCCGACGCGAGCGCACGCGCCTCGCTGCTCCGCTCGGTGCATCCCGATCCTGCCATGCGCGATGCCGGCGAACGCTGCGAGCAGGAAGCGGAGGCGCTCGCCACCGCCCTGGCGCTCGACCCGGAGGTGTACGGGCCGCTCTCCCGCATCGACGCCTCGGGGGAGGACGAGACGACGCGCTGGTACCTGTTCCGCGTGCTTCGCGATTTCCGCCGGGCGGGCGTCGACAAGGACGAGCCCACGCGAGCGCGGGTGCGTGCTCTGAACGAGGAGTTGGTCCGCATCGGCCAGGAATTCCAGCGCAACATCCGCGACGACGTGCGGAGCATCCAGGTCGGTCCTGACGGGCTCGAGGGTCTTCCGCCGGACTACGTGCGCGCCCATGCGTCGGGCACCATCACGACCGATTCTCCCGATTACATCCCGTTCATGACGTATTCGCGCAGCAGCTCCGCGCGCGAGCAACTCTGGAAGGTCTACCGCCAACGCGCGCATCCGCGAAACCTGGAGGTGCTCGACCGGATGCTCGCCCGCCGCCACGAGATGGCGAGGCTGCTCCGCTACGAGAGCTGGGCGGCGTACGTGACGGAGGACAAGATGATCGGCAGCGCCGCGGCGGCGAACGACTTCATCGAGCGGATCGCCTCGGCGGCGGAGGCCAGGGCCCGGAAGGATTACGAAACGCTCCTGGCGCGGAAGCGGCGCGACGATCCGGCCGCCGAAGGCATCGACGCCTGGGATTCCGAAGCGCTCAAGGAGCGCGTGCGCGCCGAGCAGCTCGGGTTCGACTCGCAGTCCGTGCGTCCCTTTTTCGAGGTCCGCCGCGTGATGGACGGCGTCCTCGACGCCACCGCACGCATGTTCGGCGTCGAGTACCGGCGCTTGCCGGATGCTGCCGTCTGGCACGACGACGTCACCGCCTGGGAAGTGGTGGAGCGCGGGACCGCGATCGGTCGCTTTTTCCTCGACCTGTTCCCGCGCGAGGGGAAGTACAAGCACGCGGCGCAGTTCACGCTGGCCTCGGGCGTGCGCGATGGGACGCTTCCCGAGGCTGCGCTGGTCTGCAATTTCCCCCGCCCCTCGCGCGAGGCCGCGCTGCTCGACCATGGCGAAGTGGTGACGTTCTTCCACGAGTTCGGACACCTGTTGCACCATCTGCTCGGCGGCCACACCCGCTGGAGGGGGATCTCCGGCGTGCGGACCGAATGGGACTTCGTGGAGGCGCCTTCGCAGATGCTGGAGGAATGGTGCTGGGACGCCTCGGTCCTGCGGCGTTTCGCGCGCCACGTCGAGACCGGCGAGTCGATCCCGGCGGCGCTGGTCGATCGCATGCGCGGGGCCGACGAGTTTGGCAAGGGGCTGCGCGTCCGGCAGCAGATGTTCTACGCTGCCACTTCGCTCCGTCTTCACGACCGCGATCCCAAGGGGCTGGATACGACGGCGCTCTCCGCGGAGCAGCAGGAGCGCTATACGCCGTTCCGCCACGTTCCCGGAACGTACTTCCACGAGAGCTTCGGCCATCTCGAGGGCTACTCGGCGATCTACTACACGTACATGTGGTCGCTGGTGATTGCGAAGGACCTGTTCGGCGTCTTTCGCCGGGAGGGCCTGCTCAACCCCGCGGCGGCGGCGCGCTACCGGCGCGCCGTCCTCGAGCCCGGCGGCGGTCGCCCGGCGGCGCGGCTGGTCGAGGACTTCCTCGGGCGCGAGACTTCCTTCGACGCGTTCGCCGAGTGGCTCAACGCGGCGTGA
- a CDS encoding ABC transporter permease produces MIPLSYNIRSILRRRFSAFATAIGLGLVVFVFAAVLMLAHGVEETLKSTGVRENAILLRKGSTSELTSFLPREAAKTFAADPAVAVEGGKQVASPELFVIFQLQRVDKSGTANVGIRGVTKAGWDLLRSRSIKLVEGRPPQWATSEIMIGRAARGRYLGAEIGQSITIARRQWQVVGIFDAGGAAFDSEIWADADQIADAARRTGYSTMTVRLKSPSEFESLHATVDADPRWNLEAKREDRFYEEASGQLAGFIRVLGTAISIFFSFGATLGAMITMYAQVASRVREVGTLRALGFRRRSVLGSFLVESLILSLLGAVAGCVFASFLAAASFTTTNWSSFTEIKFRFHFSPGIAVQATVFAVLMGLLGGLLPAARAARLQIAEATKG; encoded by the coding sequence ATGATCCCGCTCTCGTACAACATCCGCTCCATCCTGCGGCGGCGCTTCTCCGCCTTCGCCACCGCCATCGGGCTGGGACTGGTCGTATTCGTGTTCGCCGCGGTGCTGATGCTCGCCCACGGGGTAGAGGAAACCCTCAAGTCCACCGGCGTACGCGAGAACGCCATCCTGCTGCGCAAGGGGTCCACTTCCGAGTTGACCAGCTTCTTGCCCCGCGAGGCGGCGAAGACGTTCGCCGCCGACCCAGCCGTCGCTGTCGAAGGCGGCAAGCAGGTCGCTTCGCCGGAGTTGTTCGTCATCTTCCAGCTCCAGCGCGTCGACAAGAGCGGCACCGCCAACGTAGGGATTCGCGGCGTGACGAAGGCTGGCTGGGATCTGCTTCGCTCCAGGAGCATCAAGCTCGTCGAGGGGCGGCCGCCCCAGTGGGCCACGAGCGAGATCATGATCGGGCGAGCGGCCCGCGGGCGATATCTGGGGGCGGAGATCGGGCAGAGCATCACCATCGCGCGCCGGCAGTGGCAGGTGGTGGGGATCTTCGATGCCGGCGGCGCCGCTTTCGACAGCGAGATCTGGGCGGACGCCGACCAGATCGCGGACGCCGCGCGCCGGACCGGCTACTCGACCATGACCGTCCGCCTGAAGAGCCCCAGCGAGTTCGAGAGCCTGCACGCGACGGTGGATGCCGATCCGCGCTGGAACCTGGAAGCGAAGCGCGAGGATCGTTTCTACGAGGAGGCCTCGGGCCAGCTGGCGGGCTTCATCCGCGTGCTCGGCACGGCCATCTCCATCTTCTTCTCCTTCGGCGCGACGCTGGGGGCGATGATCACGATGTACGCACAGGTGGCCTCGCGCGTGCGGGAGGTGGGAACGCTGCGGGCGCTGGGCTTCCGGCGGCGATCGGTGCTGGGCAGCTTCCTGGTGGAGAGCCTGATCCTCTCGCTGCTGGGAGCGGTGGCAGGCTGCGTGTTCGCATCCTTCCTTGCCGCCGCCAGCTTCACCACCACGAACTGGTCGTCGTTCACCGAGATCAAGTTCCGCTTCCACTTCTCGCCGGGGATTGCCGTGCAGGCCACTGTCTTCGCCGTGCTGATGGGCCTGCTGGGTGGGCTGCTGCCAGCCGCGCGCGCCGCGCGCCTCCAGATCGCGGAGGCGACGAAGGGATGA